Proteins from a single region of Mustela erminea isolate mMusErm1 chromosome X, mMusErm1.Pri, whole genome shotgun sequence:
- the LOC116582246 gene encoding LOW QUALITY PROTEIN: uncharacterized protein LOC116582246 (The sequence of the model RefSeq protein was modified relative to this genomic sequence to represent the inferred CDS: inserted 1 base in 1 codon; substituted 2 bases at 2 genomic stop codons), whose translation MESRKTVLGDDRQPTQNSDLIKGVFPLSHPAWDYNSAEGNERLQVYRQTLMAGLKAAACKPTNLAKVYDVKQGKDESPAAFLERIMEAFRQYTPMNPEAPETKAAIVMAFVNQATPDIKRKLQSVEKLGKKSLQDLIVVAERVYNNRETLEEQQARISDRQTQNLAKILLVTTMDDPHEKQRCLKKLASGEGKGDSRHREHPKLNRNQCAYCREEGHWGSRGLAPLPEPRVTLKVEGKPIKFLVDTGAQHSVLLQPQGKLANKTSWVQGTTGTKQYSWTTQRTVDLSVGRVTHTFMVIPECPYPLLGQDLLTKIGAQISFHPEGAKVLDKEGHLIQVLVMNLEDEYHLHQRPPEPMTDIDHWLQEFPQAWAEMLANLGETGGMGLAQHQPAIYIEQKPEAEPVRVCQYPMPLTAWMGITPHVWXLLDSGILWPCQSAWNTPLLPIXKPHSNDYRLVQDLREVNRRVMXIHPMVPNPYTLLSTLPPDKTWHTVLDLKDAFFSLPLAPKSQDLFAFQWVDPEKGNNGQLTWTRLPRGFKNSPTIFDEALHEDLGEFCAKHPNLTLLQYVDDILLAAEDQETCLQDTKDLLQTIATLGYWASAKKAQICRMEVNYLGYKLKDGQRCLTDAQRRPSGESNSLEMSARYMNS comes from the exons aTGGAATCCCGGAAGACTGTCCTGGGTGATGACAGACAGCCAACTCAGAACTCTGATCTCATAAAGGGAGTTTTCCCCTTGTCTCACCCCGCTTGGGACTACAACTCGGCAGAAGGTAACGAGAGGCTCCAGGTCTACCGCCAGACTCTAATGGCAGGTCTCAAGGCTGCAGCATGCAAGCCTACCAATCTGGCCAAGGTATATGATGTAAAACAGGGTAAAGATGAGAGTCCAGCGGCATTCCTAGAAAGGATCATGGAGGCATTCAGACAGTACACCCCTATGAATCCAGAGGCCCCAGAGACCAAAGCTGCCATAGTTATGGCTTTTGTTAACCAAGCCACTCCAGACattaaaaggaaattacagaGTGTAGAAAAACTAGGAAAGAAGAGCCTACAGGATCTGATAGTGGTGGCAGAAAGAGTCTACAATAACAGAGAGACCCTGGAGGAGCAACAGGCTAGGATAAGTGACCGTCAGACTCAGAACCTGGCTAAGATCCTACTGGTCACCACCATGGATGATCCACATGAAAAGCAGAGATGTCTCAAGAAGCTGGCTTCAGGAGAAGGTAAGGGGGACAGCCGCCACCGAGAACACCCCAAACTGAATAGAAACCAGTGTGCTTATTGCAGGGAAGAAGGCCACTGG GGGAGTCGGGGTTTGGCACCCCTCCCCGAGCCCAGGGTAACCCTTAAAGTGGAGGGGAAACCAATTAAATTCCTAGTAGACACCGGGGCACAGCACTCTGTCTTGCTACAACCTCAAGGGAAGTTGGCAAATAAGACCTCATGGGTACAGGGGACCACAGGCACTAAACAATATTCATGGACTACCCAAAGAACAGTGGATCTCAGCGTGGGCCGGGTAACCCACACCTTCATGGTCATTCCTGAGTGCCCCTACCCCCTGTTAGGCCAGGACCTACTCACCAAGATAGGAGCCCAAATTAGTTTCCACCCTGAAGGGGCAAAGGTTCTGGATAAAGAGGGACACCTGATCCAGGTGCTTGTCATGAACCTGGAAGATGAATATCATCTTCACCAAAGGCCCCCAGAACCAATGACCGACATTGACCACTGGTTGCAGGAGTTTCCCCAAGCGTGGGCAGAAATGCTGGCCAAT CTTGGGGAAACTGGGGGAATGGGATTGGCCCAACATCAGCCAGCGATATACATTGAACAAAAGCCAGAAGCAGAACCAGTCAGAGTCTGCCAATACCCCATGCCTCTCACAGCATGGATGGGGATCACCCCACATGTTTGGTGACTGCTAGACTCAGGCATACTGTGGCCTTGTCAGTCAGCATGGAACACTCCCCTGCTGCCGATATGAAAGCCACACTCTAATGATTATAGACTGGTCCAGGACTTGAGGGAAGTTAACCGACGGGTGA GAATACACCCTATGGTCCCAAACCCCTACACCCTCCTCTCCACCTTGCCCCCAGACAAGACTTGGCATACAGTGCTAGACCTAAAGGATGCCTTTTTCAGCTTGCCCTTGGCCCCAAAGAGCCAAGACCTCTTTGCTTTTCAATGGGTGGACCCAGAGAAGGGCAACAATGGCCAACTCACCTGGACTCGACTACCGCGAGGATTCAAGAATTCGCCCACCATCTTCGACGAGGCACTGCATGAAGACCTAGGTGAGTTCTGTGCCAAACACCCTAATCTGACTCTATTACAATATGTAGATGATATCCTGTTGGCAGCAGAGGACCAGGAAACATGCCTACAAGACACCAAGGACTTGCTCCAAACGATAGCAACTCTGGGATACTGGGCTTCAGCTAAAAAGGCCCAGATCTGCAGAATGGAGGTGAACTACCTGGGGTACAAATTAAAAGATGGACAAAGATGTTTAACGGATGCACAAAGGAGACCGTCAGGAGAATCCAACAGCCTCGAAATGTCCGCCAGGTACATGAATTCCTAG